A single window of Venturia canescens isolate UGA chromosome 3, ASM1945775v1, whole genome shotgun sequence DNA harbors:
- the LOC122408375 gene encoding glucose dehydrogenase [FAD, quinone]-like, which translates to MRPVSSTYCWYSKALSWILLILFSLFLFFGVLTTIVNSSDSQGDNPDRSALRDIFRSAMGSVPKGVDNLIAGLRVVEIPEKSANVPPDSRYDFVVVGAGTAGATIASRLSEIKGVSVLLIEAGGDEKPYMDVPVLANFLQFSKDLNWQYKTEPSNEYCLGMEAHRCKWPRGRVIGGSSVLNYMMAVRGNKRDYDRWSRLGNDGWSWEEVLPYFRKLEAMGIAEFRNDTKHHNVGGPVSINYVPFRSPIAKAFVKAGKELGWDEVDYNGERQTGFSFIQSTTKKGMRFSSNRAYLRPNKKRKNLSITKRSLVRKIIIDEESKRALGVEFYKKKKIIRVWAKKEVILCAGAIGSPQILMLSGIGPREHLESFGIRVLRDSPVGENLQDHIAYGGLVFLLDRPAGLSVAEMMNPLRPVLGEFLWRRTGPLTSLGGAEGIAFVNVDDPSDPGDYPNMELLFVSNSVGTVSVFRDNLGLAEDFWEKTFLHVASKNSWTVYPMLLRPKSRGKILLSGTNVHKHPKIIPNYMNDPEDVRILIKGVRLALKLGKTNSMQRFGSELHATPVSGCETFEYDSDDYWECAIRRVPMTIYHYSGTCKMGARSDTTAVVDPRLQVIGIEGLRVADASIMPEIPSGHTNIPTFMIAEKLADMVKQDWDYSTDPLP; encoded by the exons ATGAGGCCAGTTAGTTCAACGTATTGTTGGTACTCGAAAGCACTGTCGTGGATCTTACTGATTCTattctctttatttttgttttttggagTGTTGACTACGATTGTAAATTCATCGGATTCGCAGGGAGATAATCCCGATCGATCGGCGTTGAGAGACATTTTTAGAAGCGCCATGGGCTCTGTACCCAAAGGAGTTGATAATCTCATCGCGGGATTGAGAGTCGTGGAAATACCTGAAAAAAGTGCAAACGTTCCTCCGGATTCTCGGTACGACTTCGTCGTCGTAGGCGCTGGAACAGCTGGAGCGACTATCGCATCGAGGTTGAGCGAAATTAAGGGAGTTTCGGTTCTCCTCATCGAAGCCGGTGGCGACGAGAAGCCCTACATGGACGTCCCGGTGCTCGCGAATTTTTTGCAATTCAGCAAAGATCTCAATTGGCAGTACAAAACCGAGCCGTCGAACGAGTACTGTCTCGGGATGGAGGCTCATCGGTGCAAGTGGCCACGGGGTCGTGTCATCGGGGGCAGCAGCGTTCTCAATTACATGATGGCCGTGCGGGGCAACAAAAGGGACTACGATCGTTGGTCCCGGCTGGGAAACGACGGATGGTCCTGGGAGGAAGTTTTGCCGTACTTCCGGAAGCTCGAGGCCATGGGAATCGCCGAGTTTCGGAACGACACGAAGCACCACAACGTCGGTGGACCGGTGAGCATAAATTACGTGCCCTTCCGGAGTCCGATAGCGAAGGCCTTCGTCAAAGCTGGGAAAGAGCTCGGCTGGGACGAGGTTGACTACAACGGGGAACGACAAACCGGGTTCTCGTTCATTCAGTCCACCACGAAAAAAGGTATGAGATTCAGCAGCAATAGAGCTTACCTGCGCCCgaacaaaaaacgaaagaatctTTCGATAACGAAGCGAAGTCTCGTGAGGAAGATCATCATCGATGAGGAATCGAAGCGTGCTCTCGGGGTCGAATTctacaaaaagaaaaagattatcaGGGTCTGGGCGAAGAAGGAAGTGATCCTGTGCGCCGGAGCCATCGGCTCGCCCCAAATACTTATGCTTTCCGGTATCGGACCGAGGGAACACTTGGAAAGCTTTGGCATCAGAGTCTTAAGGGACTCTCCGGTCGGCGAGAACCTCCAGGATCACATCGCCTACGGGGGGCTCGTGTTTTTGCTCGATCGACCTGCTGGCCTTTCGGTCGCAGAAATGATGAATCCCCTGAGACCTGTCCTCGGGGAGTTCCTTTGGCGCAGAACAGGGCCCCTCACCTCACTGGGTGGTGCTGAGGGAATCGCTTTCGTCAACGTCGACGATCCATCCGATCCTGGGGATTATCCGAACATGGAATTACTCTTCGTTAGCAATTCGGTCGGGACGGTCTCCGTCTTCCGTGACAATTTGGGCCtcgctgaagacttttgggaaaaaacatttttgcatGTTGCCTCGAAAAACTCTTGGACCGTCTATCCCATGCTGCTCAGACCCAAAAGTCGtgggaaaattcttctctcCGGTACCAATGTGCACAAGCATCCTAAAATTATACCCAATTACATGAACGATCCGGAGGACGTGAGAATACTCATTAAGGGGGTCAGGCTCGCACTCAAACTCGGCAAAACAAATTCGATGCAAAGATTCGGCTCCGAATTGCACGCTACACCGGTCAGTGGCTGCGAAACCTTCGAATACGATTCCGACGATTATTGGGAATGCGCTATTCGAAGAGTGCCCATGACCATTTACCATTACTCGGGCACTTGCAAAATGGGAGCTCGAAGTGATACCACTGCCGTTGTCGATCCCAGGTTACAG GTGATTGGAATTGAAGGTCTGAGAGTCGCTGACGCTTCAATAATGCCCGAAATTCCTAGCGGACACACCAATATTCCAACGTTCATGATCGCTGAAAAGCTGGCTGATATGGTCAAACAAGATTGGGATTATTCGACTGACCCTCTGCCCTGA
- the LOC122408374 gene encoding glucose dehydrogenase [FAD, quinone]-like, with protein MTSVSRLFKREIKKCSLIFLSILYLPQFLLLPTRVVSSSDFLPFSLNPGNDDDARDPSVTKYFDKAFDFVPDGIDALITGSRVMEIPEKSANVPPDSRFDFVVVGAGTAGATIASRLSEIKGVSVLLIEAGGDEKLFMDVPALVNLLQFSKDLNWQYKTEPSNEYCLGMEAHRCKWPRGRVIGGSSVLNSLMAVRGNKRDYDRWSRLGNDGWSWEEVLPYFRKLEAMGIAEFRNDTKHHNVGGPVSINYVPFRSPIAKAFVKAGKELGWDEVDYNGERQTGFSFIQTNTKDGMRLSSNRAYLRPNEKRKNLSITKRSLVRKIIIDEESKRALGVEFVKEGETIRVWAKKEVILSAGAIGSPQILMLSGIGPREHLESFGIRVLRDSPVGENLQDHIAYGGLVFLLDQPVGISGKDLFNPLKPPLWQFLLRREGPLASPGAVEGIAFVNVDDPSDPGDYPNMELLFVSNSVATAPLFRENVGLDEGFWRKTFANVTAEYSWTIFPMLLRPKSRGKILLSDTDVRKHPRIIPNYMKDPEDVRILIKGVRLALKLGKTYSMQRFGSELHATPVSGCEFFEYDSDDYWECAIRHFTMNIYHYSGTCKMGAQRDPTAVVNPRLQVIGIQGLRVADASIMPEIPSGHTNIPTFMIAEKLADMVKQDWGYLTDPLP; from the exons ATGACGTCTGTCAGTCGATTGTTTAAACGGGAGATAAAAAAGTGTTCgttaatttttctctcgattctGTATTTACCTCAGTTTCTTCTATTGCCTACGAGGGTGGTGAGCTCTTCTGATTTTTTGCCGTTTTCATTGAATCCGGGCAACGACGATGACGCTCGTGATCCATCGGTGACTAAGTATTTCGACAAAGCTTTTGATTTCGTACCCGATGGAATTGATGCTTTAATCACGGGATCGAGAGTCATGGAAATACCGGAAAAAAGTGCAAACGTTCCTCCGGATTCTCGGTTCGACTTCGTCGTCGTAGGCGCTGGAACAGCTGGAGCGACTATCGCATCGAGGTTGAGCGAAATTAAGGGAGTTTCGGTTCTCCTCATCGAAGCCGGTGGCGACGAGAAGCTCTTCATGGACGTCCCGGCGCTCGTGAATTTATTGCAATTCAGCAAAGATCTCAATTGGCAGTACAAAACCGAGCCGTCGAACGAGTACTGTCTCGGGATGGAGGCTCATCGGTGCAAGTGGCCACGGGGTCGTGTCATCGGGGGCAGCAGCGTTCTCAATTCCCTGATGGCCGTGCGGGGCAACAAAAGGGACTACGATCGTTGGTCCCGGCTGGGAAACGACGGATGGTCCTGGGAGGAAGTTTTGCCGTACTTCCGGAAGCTCGAGGCCATGGGAATCGCCGAGTTTCGGAACGACACGAAGCACCACAACGTCGGTGGACCGGTGAGCATAAATTACGTGCCCTTCCGGAGTCCGATAGCGAAGGCCTTCGTCAAAGCTGGGAAAGAGCTCGGCTGGGACGAGGTTGACTACAACGGGGAACGACAAACCGGGTTCTCGTTCATCCAGACCAACACTAAAGATGGTATGAGACTCAGCAGCAATAGAGCTTACCTGCGCCcgaacgaaaaacgaaagaatcTTTCGATAACGAAGCGAAGTCTCGTGAGGAAGATCATCATCGACGAGGAATCGAAGCGTGCTCTCGGGGTCGAATTCGTTAAAGAGGGCGAGACGATCAGGGTCTGGGCGAAGAAGGAAGTGATCCTGAGCGCCGGAGCCATCGGCTCGCCCCAAATACTTATGCTTTCCGGTATCGGACCGAGGGAACACTTGGAAAGCTTTGGCATCAGAGTCTTAAGGGACTCTCCGGTCGGCGAGAACCTCCAGGATCACATCGCCTACGGGGGCCTCGTGTTTTTGCTCGATCAGCCTGTCGGCATTTCGGGTAAAGATCTTTTTAATCCACTGAAGCCTCCCCTCTGGCAGTTCCTTCTGCGCAGAGAAGGGCCCCTCGCGTCACCCGGTGCTGTTGAAGGAATCGCTTTTGTCAACGTCGACGATCCATCCGATCCTGGGGATTATCCGAACATGGAATTACTCTTCGTAAGCAATTCGGTCGCGACGGCGCCCctctttcgtgaaaatgtcGGCCTGGATGAAGGCTTTTGGAGGAAAACGTTTGCCAATGTCACTGCTGAATACTCCTGGACCATTTTCCCCATGTTACTCAGGCCCAAAAGTCGTGGGAAGATTCTTCTTTCCGATACCGATGTCCGCAAGCATCCTAGAATCATAccaaattacatgaaagaTCCGGAGGACGTGAGAATACTCATTAAGGGGGTCAGGCTCGCGCTCAAACTCGGCAAAACATATTCGATGCAAAGATTTGGCTCCGAATTGCACGCTACCCCGGTCAGTGGTTGCGAATTCTTCGAATACGACTCCGACGATTATTGGGAATGCGCTATTCGACATTTTACTATGAATATTTACCATTACTCGGGCACTTGCAAAATGGGAGCTCAAAGGGACCCGACTGCGGTCGTCAATCCGAGGTTACAG GTCATTGGGATCCAAGGGCTCAGGGTCGCGGATGCTTCCATAATGCCTGAAATTCCAAGCGGACATACCAACATTCCAACGTTCATGATCGCTGAAAAGTTGGCTGATATGGTTAAACAAGATTGGGGTTATTTAACTGACCCTTTGCCATAG
- the LOC122408377 gene encoding prion-like-(Q/N-rich) domain-bearing protein 25 isoform X2, whose amino-acid sequence MRNYRPYKCRPSWIDLRQFVIELLLLASWCCPLVRTHAVDDPRCGSDRKSYAQTLATCTYDKDCMDNAYCKHQKTCECMEDYLVDKNRTHVRCLKIATNIGDPCTEDVQCSVTFTAQAECRNNTCGCSPGSHFEAERCYESVGIGHVCQTSHNCYVHGSDSFCVDGYCSCPLQHHPNSDGSRCLKSASLRDKCDIDEECITMHSRCTRVGCDCKVAYVRSMDGQRCLKGANAIGDPCEEDLQCRAFLKNARCGEEGKCRCNMDFKHRGSVCRKDLYTRMLGKRCNDFSDCVEGLDDMDIGTTEVTRADCIKGICSCTKDYELTEDGRDCIGYSEIGGSARWQMTALPTIVLFALTRLF is encoded by the exons ATGAGGAACTACCGCCCGTACAAGTGTCGCCCTTCGTGGATCGATCTTCGCCAATTTGTCATCGAGCTCCTCCTCCTCGCCTCATGGTGCTGCCCTCTCGTCCGAACTCACGCTGTCGACGATCCGCGCTGCGGATCCGATCGAAAATCTTACGCTC AAACTCTCGCGACCTGCACATACGACAAGGACTGCATGGATAACGCTTACTGCAAACACCAGAAGACCTGCGAGTGCATGGAGGACTATCTCGTGGATAAGAACCGCACACACGTGCGATGTCTCAAAA TCGCAACGAACATCGGAGATCCATGCACCGAGGACGTCCAGTGCAGTGTGACCTTCACTGCCCAAGCGGAGTGCCGGAACAACACGTGTGGGTGTTCGCCAGGCTCCCACTTCGAGGCTGAAAGGTGTTACGAGTCCGTTG GAATCGGCCACGTTTGTCAAACTTCGCACAACTGTTACGTCCACGGATCGGACAGTTTTTGTGTCGATGGTTACTGCTCTTGTCCCTTGCAACATCATCCAAACTCGGACGGATCTCGCTGCTTGAAGAGTGCTT CCCTCAGAGACAAATGCGATATTGATGAAGAGTGCATAACGATGCACTCGCGATGCACTCGCGTTGGCTGCGATTGCAAGGTCGCCTACGTGCGCTCCATGGACGGGCAACGCTGTCTCAAGGGAGCTAATGCCATAGGAGATCCGTGCGAGGAAGACTTGCAGTGTCGAGCATTCTTGAAAAACGCTCGGTGCGGAGAGGAAGGAAAATGCAGATGCAATATGGACTTTAAGCATCGGGGATCCGTCTGCCGTAAAGATTTGT ACACTCGGATGCTTGGGAAGCGTTGCAACGACTTCAGCGATTGCGTAGAAGGATTAGACGACATGGATATCGGTACGACAGAAGTGACGCGAGCAGACTGTATAAAGG GAATTTGTTCCTGCACGAAAGATTACGAACTGACTGAGGATGGTCGAGATTGTATAGGGTACAGCGAAATCGGAG GTTCAGCGAGATGGCAAATGACGGCACTGCCAACAATTGTTCTATTCGCGTTAACGCGactattttga